A stretch of Fusarium poae strain DAOMC 252244 chromosome 2, whole genome shotgun sequence DNA encodes these proteins:
- a CDS encoding hypothetical protein (SECRETED:SignalP(1-16)), which translates to MLGSLVVLVLASVSIASPTLEKRAITCLRVGQTATASWTNSAGKKCTFTGVVGGNYGPNPSGSGDYSCNGRCGAGCSGTAVGNVYTQDCFSHDICSYFNNASGGASDPNCGSAFNAAVDDTALGFANGCSQTNPSNGVAKPNGAPVCV; encoded by the exons ATGCTCGGTTctcttgttgttcttgttcttgcgaGCGTCTCTATTGCTTCCCCCACGCTGGAGAAGCGAGCCATCACCTGTCTTCGTGTTGGACAGACAGCTACGGCCTCATGGACTAACAGTGCTGGCAAGAAGTGTACCTTCActggtgttgttggtggCAACTATGGCCCCAACCCTTCTGGATCTGGGGA TTATTCTTGCAATGGACGATGTGGCGCTGGCTGCAGTGGAACCGCTGTAGGCAACGTTTACACACAAGACTGCTTCTCTCACGATATCTGCTCTTACTTCAACAATGCCAGCGGTGGCGCTAG TGACCCAAACTGTGGATCAGCTTTCAACGCGGCGgttgatgatactgccttgGGCTTTGCGAACGGTTGCTCCCAGACAAATCCAAGCAATGGAGTTGCGAAGCCCAACGGTGCGCCAGTTTGTGTATAA
- a CDS encoding hypothetical protein (TransMembrane:10 (i41-58o70-90i97-114o120-141i162-184o204-224i269-290o310-329i350-370o425-448i)), with protein MSDSNDAVSQPPVANRVLQELGLLSLYNSTRDIKILCVQRFIRLFAYGSSTLVLVAFLRELGVSTTRVGLFMTLTLAGDIIISFILALFADGVGRRFVLALGAVLMTASGIVFATSSNYWILLAAAILGVISPGGNEIGPFRGIEESIVAHLTDPAKRGDVYAWYSLCGTAGGAFGLLTCGWLIHHMRVNLGMDVADVYRNVFYGYSTIGVLKLVSALVLSAAVEAHDEPASDTDANEQAPLLTQPNQVQAPIQAPPKKQLRAKISRESVPVVVSLCALFALDSFASGLAPLSWITFYFKSKYHIEEGKLGSIFFTTSIIAAGSVLVASSLAKRFGNVKTMVFTHIPSSIFLALIPIPGEVHVSVLFLVLRSCTQSMDIAPRSAFLAAIIQPNERTVVIGLINVAKTTAQSLGPLITGLLADSDYFWVAFIMAGSLKVCYDLGFLGLFKHREHAAAATQSS; from the exons ATGTCGGATTCCAATGATGCAGTCTCCCAACCCCCTGTTGCTAACAGAGTCCTACAAGAGCTCGGCCTTTTGTCTCTGTACAATTCCACCCGCGACATCAAGATCCTTTGCGTACAAAGATTTATTCGCCTCTTCGCCTATGGCTCATCTACTCTCGTTCTCGTCGCATTCTTGCGGGAACTCGGTGTTTCCACTACCCGTGTTGGGTTATTCATGACTCTGACATTGGCTGGCGACATCATCATTAGCTTTATACTTGCCCTGTTCGCTGATGGCGTGGGCAGAAGATTTGTTTTGGCTTTGGGCGCTGTCTTGATGACTGCCAGTGGAATTGTGTTTGCGACATCTAGCAATTACTGGATCTTACTAGCTGCTGCTATTCTGGGCGTTATTAGTCCTGG TGGTAACGAGATTGGCCCTTTCCGTGGTATCGAAGAAAGTATTGTGGCGCATCTTACTGATCCAGCCAAGCGAGGCGACGTCTATGCGTGGTACAGTCTATGTGGCACTGCTGGTGGTGCTTTTGGACTTTTGACTTGTGGTTGGCTTATTCACCACATGCGCGTCAACCTGGGCATGGATGTCGCCGATGTCTACCGCAATGTCTTTTACGGATATTCCACGATCGGGGTGTTGAAGCTCGTATCCGCTCTTGTCTTAAGTGCTGCAGTGGAGGCGCACGACGAACCAGCATCGGATACAGATGCCAATGAACAGGCACCTCTCCTCACTCAACCCAATCAAGTTCAGGCACCAATTCAAGCACCACCCAAGAAACAGCTGCGGGCTAAGATATCCCGAGAAAGCGTCCCGGTTGTCGTGAGCCTGTGTGCGCTCTTCGCTCTGGATAGCTTTGCTTCAGGCCTTGCCCCTCT ATCATGGATAACATTCTACTTCAAATCGAAGTATCATATTGAAGAGGGAAAGCTCGGGTCGATATTCTTCACTACCAGTATCATCGCTGCTGGCTCCGTACTGGTAGCGTCATCTCTAGCCAAGCGATTTGGCAATGTCAAG ACAATGGTCTTTACCCACATCCCCTCGTCCATTTTCCTGGCTTTGATTCCTATCCCCGGCGAGGTTCACGTATCAGTACTTTTCCTGGTTCTCCGGTCTTGTACACAGTCCATGGACATCGCACCGCGATCTGCCTTTCTCGCCGCCATTATCCAGCCGAACGAAAGAACTGTTGTCATTGGTCTCATCAACGTAGCCAAGACCACTGCCCAGAGCTTGGGCCCGTTGATAACTGGACTGCTGGCGGACTCTGATTACTTTTGGGTGgcattcatcatggctggatCTTTGAAAGTATGTTATGATCTGGGATTCCTCGGCCTCTTTAAGCATCGTGAGCACGCGGCAGCGGCGACACAAAGTTCTTAA
- a CDS encoding hypothetical protein (SECRETED:SignalP(1-23)), which translates to MRFTTNVVVTAFWLTSLGTPSVAVPAKGLKGPELKHWPKGAAKALNKMIAANANQGQYAVFDMDNTSYQFDLEESLLPYLENKGILTRDTMDPALKLVPFKDTKKHKESLYSYYLRLCEIEDAVCYPWAAQIFGGFPLRELKGYVDELMAYNKTIPTTYFEDGKVTATEVSPPKIFEGQVELYNRLMANGIKVYVVSAASEELVRMVASDPKYGYNVPPKNVIGVSLILKTKKGEITTARKQIEDKAYTQKVQKQNLDAVMTPWLWAPATWKEGKWAAINTYIDAWKRPILAGGDTPDSDGPMIFRGVNVERGGIHLWVDRKPAYREEIDGMIKNYTIAQKAERLPVTANKNWVFVKPADLHDN; encoded by the coding sequence ATGAGATTCACCACGAATGTCGTTGTCACTGCCTTTTGGCTGACAAGCCTGGGCACTCCCTCTGTCGCCGTTCCCGCAAAGGGTCTCAAAGGTCCTGAACTCAAGCATTGGCCCAAGGGTGCCGCGAAAGCTCTCAACAAAATGATTGCTGCGAATGCCAACCAGGGCCAATATGCTGTTTTTGACATGGACAACACCAGCTATCAATTTGATCTTGAAGAGTCCCTTCTTCCCTACCTCGAAAACAAGGGAATTCTTACACGCGACACCATGGATCCTGCCTTGAAGCTTGTTCCCTTCAAGGACACCAAGAAGCACAAGGAGTCGCTTTACAGCTACTACTTGCGACTTTGTGAGATTGAAGATGCTGTCTGCTACCCTTGGGCGGCACAAATCTTTGGTGGATTCCCACTACGTGAGCTCAAGGGCTATGTCGATGAGCTGATGGCTTACAACAAGACAATTCCCACCACTTACTTCGAGGATGGCAAGGTCACAGCCACTGAGGTGTCACCACCCAAGATCTTCGAGGGTCAAGTCGAGCTTTACAACCGCCTGATGGCCAATGGTATCAAGGTCTACGTTGTCAGTGCCGCTTCCGAGGAGCTTGTACGCATGGTCGCTTCCGACCCCAAGTACGGCTACAACGTTCCTCCCAAGAATGTCATTGGTGTCTCCCTCAtcctcaagaccaagaagggCGAGATCACCACTGCTCGAAAGCAAATCGAAGACAAGGCCTACACCCAGAAGGTTCAAAAGCAGAACCTCGATGCTGTCATGACTCCTTGGCTCTGGGCCCCAGCTACATGGAAGGAGGGCAAGTGGGCCGCCATCAACACTTACATCGATGCGTGGAAGAGACCTATCCTTGCTGGTGGTGACACTCCTGACAGTGACGGCCCCATGATCTTCCGTGGTGTTAATGTTGAGAGAGGCGGTATCCACCTTTGGGTTGATAGGAAGCCTGCCTACAGAGAGGAGATTGATGGGATGATCAAAAACTACACCATTGCCCAGAAGGCGGAAAGACTTCCGGTTACAGCTAACAAGAATTGGGTGTTTGTGAAACCTGCCGACCTACACGACAACTAA
- a CDS encoding hypothetical protein (TransMembrane:10 (i50-82o88-108i178-199o211-229i585-602o608-629i650-675o681-702i709-728o748-766i)) produces MAFERSASKSDVSVDSEEASFHAFNSPRKLPPWLDHFNAKDLKILFKCSIAVWIFTLFILISDTLRVLGQATFFGCIVLFIMPPSGVVFIHVLAGLMICFGMALGWAWGTMTMKAALATRPNADLMQRYGELQASMPQNTTNVGQASGQATYQQIAIYEGFMLDTRISARLRVSAPNLTLVALFSMIVTDIFLTIAPLIPTFQGTIPKVLILPAAIAVGIGAVCNLIFFPQSTSQITLESMSDLLVPMNGYIKSLTWHFKTRTRFEPKRLQELKGGLAASQKSIESAIKFLPMDFTRRKWSPDDIKSFQEPLRQVLVSFGELLQLSISREELFAKDEALTNAVDELEKSEKDKHPLAYHIAKAADFRELTSHPDTEEMLIKAVDSLSSCATPLLRTLEQGIDAIIEALSGPKGDVVAQHEQILASLQEDLDYFEDSAAEHLIAPHAHLFDADGKVIFEDNRSPPMFGLMSGLLYHERLINLTKSIGAVLEKAVEMEKTRTKKQMWFPKGLQKLFSLGFSNDAPPSTLAGTTDLTRTMSAISKPEKKGGLFKRKPKNKPEAGETEKTAATILEGMKQTTSRQRKKPSLIFLGLINFFTGVEGLHALRTLILTIALAVPAVIPSSAGFYYREKGMWALIMAQMALEPYMSDFTAGIIIRTLGTVAGGVLGLLCWYIGSGNGPGNHYGLAAIMAVAIVGMMWWRLFAPPQHMAAGIMLTSTMYMVVSYSWVDTHIPSYGNPGVGYEVFWRRILLVLIGFGAAVLVALLPRPLSGNRHYRQIMSSQLSSVRDRYALLISVWREPPSDFVQVMEKEATTAEEILNSIVLPIQKTKFEFSTSNLDTNTLSRANHLCTNLNVFITQFSLIVTKLPLPVRERFMQRVTAGDENLVADLMSTLTLLQHSLISGEPLPAILPTPLVGRAMQFRKLKGDLHDEGNSKEYLATPQGRHWSAAVYAFVRFLGTLDDLVFVVKKAVGESSHIHTDAFGGSMY; encoded by the exons TAGCTGTTTGGATCTTTACCCTGTTCATTCTCATCAGTGACACCTTGCGAGTCCTTGGACAAGCAACCTTTTTCGGATG TATTGTTCTATTCATCATGCCGCCATCCGGCGTCGTCTTTATCCATGTCCTGGCTGGACTGATGATCTGCTTCGGTATGGCGCTTGGCTGGGCTTGGGGAACCATGACAATGAAAGCAGCCTTAGCGACAAGACCCAATGCTGATCTGATGCAACGCTATGGCGAACTACAAGCATCAATGCCCCAGAACACAACTAATGTTGGACAGGCTTCTGGTCAGGCAACATACCAGCAGATAGCCATTTATGAAGGGTTCATGCTCGATACTCGCATATCT GCTCGTTTACGAGTTTCTGCGCCCAACCTCACACTCGTAGCACTCTTCTCGATGATCGTGACGGATATTTTCCTAACCATTGCACCACTCATCCCTACCTTTCAAGGCACAATTCCAAAAGTATTGATCCTACCCGCTGCCATCGCAGTCGGAATCGGCGCAGTATGCAACCTGATTTTCTTCCCGCAGTCAACCTCTCAAATCACCCTCGAAAGCATGTCCGACTTGCTTGTTCCAATGAACGGCTATATCAAGTCTTTAACTTGGCATTTCAAAACTAGAACGAGGTTTGAACCAAAGCGACTTCAGGAGCTCAAGGGTGGCTTGGCTGCATCTCAAAAGAGCATCGAATCTGCCATCAAGTTCCTTCCCATGGACTTTACGCGTCGAAAATGGAGCCCCGACGATATCAAGTCTTTTCAAGAGCCACTACGACAGGTGCTGGTATCATTTGGAGAGCTCCTGCAGCTGTCTATTTCTCGCGAGGAACTCTTTGCGAAAGACGAGGCTCTCACGAATGCCGTCGATGAGCTAGAAAAGTCCGAAAAAGACAAGCATCCACTCGCATACCATATTGCCAAAGCAGCTGATTTCCGTGAACTCACAAGCCATCCCGACACAGAAGAAATGTTGATCAAAGCTGTCGACTCATTGTCTTCTTGTGCTACGCCACTGCTGCGGACTTTGGAACAAGGCATCGATGCTATCATCGAGGCATTGTCAGGACCCAAGGGCGATGTTGTAGCTCAACATGAGCAAATCCTTGCTTCCCTGCAGGAAGATCTGGATTACTTCGAGGACTCAGCTGCCGAGCACTTGATTGCCCCCCATGCTCATCTTTTTGATGCAGATGGCAAGGTCATTTTTGAAGATAATCGCTCACCACCTATGTTTGGTCTGATGTCGGGTCTATTGTACCACGAACGATTAATTAACCTGACCAAAAGCATCGGTGCCGTTCTCGAGAAAGCCgtggagatggagaagacCCGAACGAAAAAACAGATGTGGTTTCCAAAAGGGCTCCAAAAACTCTTCTCGCTAGGCTTTTCGAATGATGCACCGCCTTCCACGCTCGCTGGTACCACAGACCTTACCCGCACCATGTCAGCTATCTCGAAACCTGAAAAGAAAGGTGGCCTATTCAAGAGGAAGCCTAAAAACAAGCCCGAGGCGGGGGAGACGGAGAAGACAGCAGCTACCATTTTGGAAGGCATGAAACAGACAACGAGCAGACAGCGAAAGAAGCCAAGCCTTATCTTTTTAGGGTTGATCAACTTCTTCACTGGAGTTGAGGGTCTGCACGCCCTACGAACGCTGATCCTGACAATTGCCCTCGCTGTCCCTGCCGTAATACCATCATCGGCAGGATTCTACTACCGAGAGAAGGGAATGTGGGCATTGATCATGGCACAAATGGCCCTTGAACCATACATGTCTGATTTTACTGCTGGAATTATCATTAGAACTCTCGGTACCGTTGCAGGTGGtgttcttggtcttttgtgCTGGTACATTGGATCTGGCAACGGCCCTGGAAACCATTATGGTCTTGCTGCGATCATGGCTGTTGCCATTGTCGGCATGATGTGGTGGAGGCTTTTCGCCCCTCCGCAGCACATGGCAGCTGGCATTATGCTTACGTCTACCATGTACATGGTGGTATCCTACAGCTGGGTTGACACTCACATTCCTAGTTATGGTAACCCTGGTGTGGGATACGAAGTCTTCTGGCGAAGAATACTTCTCGTCTTGATCGGATTCGGTGCAGCTGTTCTTGTTGCACTACTTCCCCGACCTCTTTCAGGAAACAGACACTACAGGCAGATCATGTCTAGCCAGCTTTCGAGCGTCCGAGATCGCTATGCGCTTCTTATATCAGTCTGGCGCGAGCCTCCATCGGATTTTGTCCAAGTCATGGAAAAGGAAGCGACCACTGCTGAAGAAATCTTGAACTCCATCGTTCTTCCGATCCAGAAGACGAAGTTCGAATTCTCGACATCCAACCTTGACACCAACACACTTAGTCGCGCGAACCATTTATGCACCAACCTCAATGTCTTTATTACGCAATTCAGTTTGATTGTCACCAAGCTTCCCCTGCCAGTGCGCGAGCGCTTCATGCAACGCGTGACCGCCGGTGATGAGAACCTCGTTGCAGATCTCATGTCGACTTTGACCCTTCTTCAGCACTCCTTGATATCGGGAGAACCGCTTCCAGCAATCCTGCCTACTCCTTTAGTAGGCAGAGCAATGCAATTCAGGAAGCTCAAGGGGGACCTTCATGATGAGGGTAACTCAAAGGAATACCTAGCTACCCCACAAGGAAGGCATTGGTCTGCCGCTGTTTACGCGTTTGTGAGGTTCTTGGGCACGCTCGACGATCTTGTGTTTGTTGTGAAGAAGGCTGTTGGAGAAAGCTCACATATCCATACGGATGCTTTCGGTGGAAGTATGTACTAA
- a CDS encoding hypothetical protein (SECRETED:SignalP(1-19)), whose translation MKYSIAIFLLSAVGVTAQAKNCGEVAACLKAGPNPDYCFDNERCLCGTHKEILNDPRAKPAQDDVDKYCAVVRKRRSK comes from the exons ATGAAATATTCCATCgccatcttccttctctccGCTGTTGGAGTGACTGCGCAGGCAAAGAACTGTGGCGAAGTTGCAGCATGTCTCAAAGCAGGACCCAAC CCCGATTACTGCTTTGATAATGAACGATGCCTTTGTGGAACCCACAAGGAAATTTTAAA CGATCCGAGAGCCAAACCAGCCCAGGACGATGTCGACAAATATTGCGCAGTTGTGAGGAAGCGACGTTCTAAATAA